One genomic region from Spirulina subsalsa PCC 9445 encodes:
- a CDS encoding tetratricopeptide repeat protein: protein MLKEVAEAIERQDYKRATQLLKPLMEQEPDNLWVRFYVGRVQEETGRREMAEKIYRYLLPKTTNFKLISQIRQALQRLEAIAQQEKQAALEQAKSAPGGDNLGVLILEPVPSELKSTVAESFAKIINTDAYTARLQIPSRGWRLYRTGLIGELEYYADCLKASQIPCFALALNRLDLIQVFEVNYFQTVDQSVVVRCQNKEQQEGNFTFDWSEVRQRVDGRIPLFESVVVFDARRNLKRKTQTQDYVPFCDLHIPSRHCILRFCDRNYQFRKGINLETAPETTPHHSPEQETVSHHWKQLTRFLDQHLPDIPLWSDFSTFADSATDFREMLERVPSYVRLERRRPSVWDAAFQLYSGLVFWRDRLTPP from the coding sequence ATGCTCAAGGAAGTGGCGGAAGCAATCGAGCGTCAAGATTATAAGCGGGCAACGCAGTTGTTAAAACCCTTGATGGAACAGGAACCGGATAATCTGTGGGTGCGGTTTTATGTGGGGCGGGTACAGGAGGAAACGGGACGGCGAGAGATGGCGGAAAAGATTTATCGCTATTTGTTGCCGAAAACGACTAATTTTAAGCTGATTAGCCAAATTCGTCAGGCTTTGCAGCGTTTGGAGGCGATCGCACAACAAGAGAAACAAGCCGCCCTAGAGCAAGCCAAATCAGCCCCCGGCGGCGATAATTTGGGGGTGTTAATCCTCGAACCTGTCCCCTCGGAGTTAAAATCAACGGTGGCGGAATCCTTTGCCAAAATTATTAACACCGATGCCTACACCGCCCGTTTACAGATTCCCAGTCGTGGCTGGCGTTTATATCGCACGGGCTTAATTGGTGAACTGGAATACTATGCCGACTGTTTAAAAGCGTCTCAGATTCCCTGTTTTGCCCTCGCGTTGAATCGTTTGGATTTAATCCAAGTGTTCGAGGTCAATTATTTCCAAACGGTGGATCAATCGGTGGTGGTTCGTTGTCAAAATAAGGAGCAGCAGGAGGGGAATTTTACCTTTGATTGGTCCGAGGTGCGGCAACGAGTGGATGGGCGAATCCCTCTGTTTGAATCGGTGGTGGTGTTTGATGCCAGACGCAATCTAAAGCGGAAAACCCAAACTCAAGATTATGTCCCCTTTTGTGATCTCCATATTCCCAGTCGTCATTGTATTTTGAGATTCTGCGATCGCAATTATCAATTCCGCAAAGGGATTAATCTAGAAACTGCCCCAGAAACCACCCCCCATCATTCCCCGGAACAAGAAACCGTCAGCCACCACTGGAAACAACTGACCCGGTTTTTAGATCAACACCTCCCCGACATTCCCCTCTGGTCAGACTTCAGCACCTTTGCCGACAGTGCCACAGACTTCCGGGAAATGTTAGAGCGTGTTCCGTCCTATGTCAGACTAGAACGGCGACGACCCAGTGTGTGGGATGCCGCCTTCCAACTTTATAGTGGTTTGGTCTTTTGGCGCGATCGCCTGACCCCTCCCTAA
- the menA gene encoding 2-carboxy-1,4-naphthoquinone phytyltransferase has translation MTTTNFSPESRRELWWAAIKPPMYTVAITPISVATAAVYGVIGQINGFLFGLFLISGIAVIAWINLSNDVFDSETGIDQNKAHSVVNLTGNKSLVFWLSNACLLVGISGIGAIAFFQQDWRVLGAIALACALGYTYQGPPFRLGYQGLGELICLITFGPLTFLAVCYSQASPPSPTLWGASLFVGISTAIILFCSHFHQVEDDLAAGKRSPIVRLGTAKGSTVLAVSTASLYVLTPLFILLGYFSPWTLLLFFTVPVAYELVHHVGQYHNQPDKVRNCKFIAVKLHFWTGLVLSLGLIL, from the coding sequence ATGACTACGACAAATTTTTCCCCAGAGTCACGTCGTGAACTTTGGTGGGCTGCCATTAAGCCCCCCATGTACACCGTTGCAATTACACCGATTTCTGTCGCAACGGCGGCCGTTTATGGGGTAATAGGCCAGATCAATGGGTTTCTATTTGGGCTGTTTTTAATCTCAGGAATTGCGGTGATTGCTTGGATTAATTTGAGTAATGATGTTTTTGATTCAGAGACAGGAATTGATCAAAATAAAGCCCATTCCGTGGTGAATTTAACCGGGAACAAATCTCTGGTTTTTTGGCTCAGTAATGCCTGTTTACTGGTTGGTATTAGTGGGATTGGTGCGATCGCCTTTTTCCAACAGGATTGGCGTGTCCTCGGTGCGATCGCCCTCGCCTGTGCATTAGGCTATACCTACCAAGGCCCCCCCTTCCGCTTAGGATACCAAGGATTAGGGGAGTTGATCTGTTTAATCACCTTTGGCCCCCTGACCTTTCTCGCCGTCTGTTACTCCCAAGCCTCCCCCCCCTCTCCTACCCTCTGGGGCGCTTCCCTCTTTGTGGGGATTAGCACCGCCATTATCCTGTTTTGTTCCCATTTCCACCAAGTCGAAGACGACTTAGCCGCCGGGAAGCGTTCCCCCATTGTCCGTCTCGGCACCGCCAAAGGCTCCACCGTTTTGGCTGTCTCTACGGCCAGTTTATACGTCCTTACGCCCCTTTTCATCCTCTTAGGCTACTTTTCCCCTTGGACTCTCCTTTTGTTCTTCACAGTGCCTGTAGCCTACGAATTAGTGCATCATGTGGGGCAATACCACAATCAACCGGACAAGGTGCGCAACTGCAAATTTATTGCCGTAAAACTTCACTTTTGGACAGGTTTAGTCTTAAGTTTAGGCTTAATCCTCTAG
- a CDS encoding class I SAM-dependent methyltransferase — translation MTPPNINLPYFDLILQGFADGDRDLEQAFGRHVHWGYWADPSHAQNTAEDFCQAAEQLTHEIYTAALVQDGQSLLDAGCGFGGTVASINENFQNMTLTGLNIDERQLEQAQQKVTPQGSNQIHWVEGNACQLPFPDASFDRVLAVECIFHFPDRGQFFREAFRVLKPGGYLALSDFVPQAWFAPLIALQLQFQNGGFYGRSDATYALEDYQRLAAEVGFQTHIERDITGNTLPTYDFLLKFGARNGYDWSQFPAFAETLTIALVSRLWLVKYMILAYQKPI, via the coding sequence ATGACCCCACCAAACATTAACCTCCCCTACTTCGATTTAATCCTTCAAGGCTTTGCCGACGGCGACCGTGATCTTGAGCAGGCTTTTGGTCGTCATGTTCACTGGGGGTATTGGGCAGATCCCAGTCATGCCCAGAACACAGCAGAGGATTTTTGTCAAGCGGCCGAACAACTCACCCACGAAATTTACACCGCCGCCCTAGTGCAGGACGGACAAAGCCTCTTAGATGCCGGATGTGGTTTCGGAGGGACTGTGGCAAGTATTAATGAGAACTTCCAAAACATGACGCTCACGGGGTTAAATATTGATGAGCGTCAGTTAGAACAAGCGCAACAAAAAGTGACCCCCCAAGGTAGCAATCAAATCCACTGGGTCGAAGGGAACGCTTGCCAACTGCCTTTTCCCGATGCTTCTTTTGACCGGGTGTTGGCTGTAGAATGTATTTTTCACTTCCCCGACCGAGGGCAATTTTTCCGGGAGGCCTTCCGGGTGTTAAAACCGGGGGGCTATTTAGCCCTATCGGATTTCGTGCCGCAAGCTTGGTTTGCGCCCTTGATTGCCTTACAACTCCAATTCCAAAACGGTGGCTTTTATGGGCGTTCTGATGCGACCTATGCTCTAGAAGACTATCAACGCTTGGCGGCTGAGGTGGGATTCCAGACCCATATTGAGCGGGATATTACAGGAAATACCCTCCCCACCTATGACTTTTTGCTCAAGTTTGGCGCTCGCAATGGTTATGACTGGTCACAGTTCCCCGCTTTTGCAGAAACCTTGACCATTGCCTTAGTGAGTCGTCTTTGGTTGGTGAAATATATGATTCTCGCCTATCAAAAGCCCATTTAG
- a CDS encoding MOSC N-terminal beta barrel domain-containing protein — protein sequence MQVSELTIYPIKSCRGIALTEAQVLSKGFLWDREFMITNEQGQFLTQRDFPQLATLGVTIDGERITLSRGDEVAPLRFQATHQGPRSVVQVWRDRTPAIDQGETVAQWLTQALALPFPVRLFRQSPHPLRIADPHYTGRTDQPVSFADAYPFLLTNTASLAQLNRRLEATYGNSSQQVPMTRFRPNIVIHSEDPFLEDHWQTLQIGALRFAVVKPCSRCLVTTTDQQTGERNPLKEPLKTLNTFRNQGGQIMFGQNLIPLTEGQISVGDPVKVLN from the coding sequence ATGCAGGTGAGCGAACTTACCATTTATCCCATTAAATCCTGTCGAGGGATTGCCTTGACAGAAGCTCAGGTTTTGAGCAAGGGGTTTTTGTGGGATCGAGAGTTCATGATTACTAATGAGCAGGGTCAATTCCTCACCCAACGGGACTTTCCCCAACTGGCGACCCTTGGGGTAACCATTGACGGGGAAAGGATCACCCTTTCTAGGGGGGATGAGGTGGCCCCCTTGAGGTTTCAGGCCACCCATCAGGGCCCCCGTTCAGTCGTTCAGGTTTGGCGCGATCGCACCCCCGCCATAGATCAAGGGGAAACCGTTGCCCAATGGTTAACCCAAGCCCTCGCCCTTCCCTTCCCCGTCCGGCTTTTTCGCCAATCGCCCCACCCCCTCCGCATCGCCGATCCCCACTATACCGGACGCACCGATCAGCCCGTCAGTTTCGCCGATGCCTACCCCTTCCTCCTAACCAATACAGCCTCCTTAGCCCAATTAAATCGCCGTTTAGAGGCCACCTATGGCAACTCTAGCCAACAAGTCCCCATGACCCGTTTTCGCCCCAATATCGTTATTCACAGTGAGGATCCCTTCCTTGAGGATCACTGGCAAACCTTACAAATTGGGGCGTTACGCTTTGCCGTGGTTAAACCCTGTAGTCGTTGCCTTGTCACCACCACCGATCAACAAACTGGAGAAAGAAACCCCCTCAAAGAACCCTTAAAAACCCTGAATACCTTCCGCAATCAAGGCGGCCAGATTATGTTTGGCCAGAACCTAATTCCCCTCACAGAAGGCCAAATTTCTGTAGGAGATCCCGTGAAAGTATTGAATTAG
- the cobA gene encoding uroporphyrinogen-III C-methyltransferase — translation MRSSGKVYLVGAGVQNRGTLTQQALNLLKQAEVLIYDALVEDDLLQYVPPQCEVIDVGKRGGKPSTPQGEINQLLVKYCQKGKQVIRLKSGDPLIFGRAREEVEALQAAHCAFEIVPGLSSALAAPALAGIPLTDKHLSGCFAVLSAHAPHTLNWQALAQIDTLVLLMGGRNLPQIVEQLKNQGKFPSHPVAIIQNGGSPNQQTWVGTLADIVEKTAGVALSPCIIVVGEVVSLQNTFQSPQSSPLAGKTVLVTRSAEQASIFSTLLEQQGARVMEMPTLEITPPSSWEGLDQAIAQLPQFDWLILTSANGVEFFFNRLATLEQDIRCLAGVKIAVVGKKTAKFLQKRGLQPDFIPPNFVADALVEHFPESLAKKKILFPRVETGGRTVLVEELSHQGAEITEVAAYESGCPATIDLTALSALQQGKIDVITFASSKTVRYFEQLLSQAVGLETVSPLLKNLCLASIGPQTSQTCEELFQRVDVEAVEFTLEGLTEAIVNWANPEKP, via the coding sequence ATGAGATCCTCTGGAAAAGTCTACTTAGTCGGGGCTGGAGTCCAAAACCGAGGCACCCTGACCCAACAAGCCCTAAACCTCCTAAAACAGGCAGAAGTCCTGATTTATGATGCCCTCGTTGAGGATGACCTGTTACAGTATGTTCCCCCCCAGTGTGAGGTCATCGACGTAGGCAAACGGGGGGGCAAACCTAGCACCCCTCAAGGGGAAATTAATCAACTCCTAGTGAAATACTGCCAAAAAGGGAAACAGGTTATTCGCCTCAAAAGTGGAGATCCCCTGATCTTCGGGCGGGCGCGGGAAGAAGTAGAAGCCCTACAAGCGGCCCATTGTGCCTTTGAAATTGTCCCCGGCCTCTCCTCCGCCCTCGCTGCCCCCGCTTTAGCCGGAATTCCCCTCACGGACAAACACTTAAGCGGTTGTTTTGCCGTCCTCAGCGCCCACGCACCCCATACCCTCAACTGGCAAGCTCTGGCTCAAATAGATACACTTGTATTGCTTATGGGGGGTCGTAATCTGCCCCAGATTGTGGAACAGTTGAAAAATCAGGGCAAATTCCCCAGCCACCCCGTCGCCATCATCCAGAATGGAGGCAGCCCGAACCAACAGACTTGGGTGGGAACCTTAGCTGATATTGTAGAGAAAACGGCAGGGGTTGCCCTGTCCCCTTGTATTATCGTCGTGGGCGAAGTTGTGAGCTTACAGAATACCTTTCAATCCCCCCAGTCCTCTCCCTTAGCGGGAAAAACCGTCCTCGTCACCCGGTCTGCGGAACAGGCCAGCATTTTTAGCACCTTGTTAGAACAACAAGGGGCGAGGGTGATGGAGATGCCGACGCTAGAGATTACGCCGCCGAGTAGTTGGGAAGGATTGGATCAGGCGATCGCGCAACTCCCCCAATTTGACTGGCTCATCCTCACCTCCGCTAACGGGGTAGAGTTCTTTTTTAACCGTCTCGCGACCCTAGAACAAGATATCCGTTGTCTCGCTGGGGTCAAAATTGCCGTAGTGGGTAAGAAAACCGCCAAATTCCTACAAAAACGGGGCCTCCAACCGGATTTTATCCCCCCCAACTTCGTCGCCGATGCCCTGGTTGAACATTTCCCCGAATCCCTCGCCAAGAAAAAGATCCTATTTCCCCGCGTAGAAACCGGAGGGAGGACAGTATTAGTCGAAGAACTAAGCCACCAGGGGGCTGAGATAACCGAAGTGGCGGCCTATGAGTCCGGTTGTCCGGCAACCATTGACCTAACCGCCCTGAGCGCCCTACAACAGGGGAAAATCGACGTGATCACCTTCGCCAGTTCTAAAACCGTGCGCTACTTTGAACAACTGTTAAGCCAAGCGGTAGGACTTGAAACGGTTTCCCCCTTACTGAAAAACCTCTGTCTGGCATCCATTGGCCCCCAAACTTCCCAGACTTGTGAGGAACTCTTTCAGCGCGTCGATGTGGAAGCGGTAGAATTCACCCTCGAAGGCCTCACCGAGGCGATTGTAAACTGGGCGAATCCCGAAAAACCGTGA
- a CDS encoding DUF1818 family protein has protein sequence MKQGNGWRLGWDDEAPCYKGMVGGDDWAFELTEGEYQAFCRLVAQLAATMTQMAEELMEEERISCEAESEGLWVGVEGFPQAYDLRLIVSGDRQCEGNWSPDAVPALLQALSGLEIF, from the coding sequence TTGAAACAAGGTAACGGATGGCGTTTAGGCTGGGATGACGAGGCTCCCTGCTACAAGGGTATGGTGGGGGGGGATGATTGGGCTTTTGAGCTAACGGAGGGGGAATATCAAGCCTTTTGCCGTTTGGTGGCACAACTGGCCGCGACTATGACCCAAATGGCTGAGGAGTTGATGGAGGAGGAACGGATTAGTTGTGAGGCTGAAAGTGAGGGGCTATGGGTGGGGGTGGAAGGGTTTCCCCAGGCCTATGATCTGCGTTTGATTGTTTCGGGCGATCGCCAATGTGAGGGCAATTGGTCGCCCGATGCCGTCCCCGCACTGCTTCAAGCCCTCTCAGGTCTAGAAATTTTCTAA
- a CDS encoding TPM domain-containing protein yields the protein MIYRQHLLKALFPLILIILGLILQPSWSYALTPDQVPNPYQTSNNWVTDLANVIDSPTERQLNQMISDLEGTNGAEIVIVTVPQINQDFTPKQFTTELFNRWGIGKADQDNGILFLTSVGDRAVEIETGYGMEGILPDGRVGRILDTHVVPYFRNDDFNNGILAGTQALIQVVQDETFDFTLSPVSYVPNLLWILSGIAAFFAYPFYQFSRKKSQEPLFVNLGDYTKITGFEAREKLIYLGLRVSVFFLLFTLTAIPVILTLYAAPNLALLSGVTILLLLFLFLLYKSNTLSQILETLKTSDSSTRSMIVIFCPIGAAIVIFLLLYLDWHLIGDILAVSLLGMLIPRYQRISTSIPIIFLAIFGSLSFFFIWTMYYDEVWGYVPTLLGALTEGLGRISSAILASLAISGLGCFPLARNLLKWQFNMEKERHILIPIYDAESQVPMERLEDETVQLILTEHQKVAQDLGNMKFEGWCIPGEGTVARENVYLKGYVQSKGWVGYGYLECPVGQELTVSKKSKQLKRPTETSTGLRRITESCQCCDYLKEYDEVIPRLSSSSSSSSGRRSSGSTGRSSRSGGSRGGGRSGGGGAGRRF from the coding sequence ATGATCTATCGCCAACACCTCCTAAAAGCCTTATTCCCCCTTATTCTCATCATCCTTGGCTTGATCCTACAACCCAGTTGGAGTTATGCCCTCACCCCCGACCAAGTACCGAATCCCTACCAGACCTCTAATAACTGGGTGACAGATTTGGCGAATGTCATTGATAGCCCCACAGAACGTCAGTTAAATCAAATGATTTCCGACCTCGAAGGGACAAACGGTGCGGAAATTGTCATCGTAACCGTACCGCAAATTAATCAAGACTTCACCCCCAAACAATTCACCACAGAATTATTTAATCGTTGGGGCATTGGCAAAGCGGATCAAGACAACGGCATTTTATTTTTAACCTCCGTGGGAGATCGAGCCGTTGAAATTGAAACTGGGTATGGCATGGAAGGCATTTTACCTGATGGGAGAGTGGGGCGAATTTTAGATACTCATGTTGTGCCTTACTTCCGCAATGATGATTTTAATAACGGCATTTTAGCCGGAACTCAAGCCCTCATTCAAGTCGTACAAGATGAAACCTTTGATTTCACTTTGTCTCCGGTTTCTTATGTTCCTAATCTGCTTTGGATTTTGAGCGGAATTGCCGCCTTTTTTGCCTATCCTTTTTATCAATTTTCTCGCAAAAAATCACAAGAACCGCTTTTTGTCAACCTCGGAGATTATACAAAAATAACAGGCTTTGAAGCGAGGGAAAAACTCATCTATCTAGGGTTACGAGTGAGTGTATTTTTCCTCTTGTTTACCCTAACAGCTATTCCGGTTATCTTGACCTTGTATGCTGCCCCTAACCTTGCCTTGTTATCTGGGGTGACGATTCTCCTCTTGTTGTTTCTTTTCCTACTGTATAAATCCAATACCCTAAGCCAAATCCTAGAAACCCTCAAAACCAGTGACTCCTCAACCCGGTCAATGATTGTGATTTTCTGCCCAATTGGTGCGGCGATAGTAATTTTCCTACTTTTATATTTAGATTGGCACTTAATCGGTGACATTCTGGCCGTCAGTCTATTGGGGATGCTGATACCCCGTTATCAACGGATTAGTACCTCAATCCCGATTATTTTTCTGGCGATTTTTGGCAGTTTAAGCTTCTTCTTTATTTGGACAATGTATTATGACGAAGTGTGGGGATATGTGCCGACGCTACTGGGTGCATTAACTGAGGGGTTAGGACGCATTTCATCAGCAATACTTGCCAGTCTTGCCATCAGTGGATTAGGGTGTTTTCCTCTGGCGCGTAACCTTTTAAAATGGCAATTTAATATGGAGAAAGAACGCCATATCTTAATCCCGATTTATGATGCTGAATCTCAAGTGCCTATGGAGCGCTTAGAGGATGAAACGGTTCAATTGATTTTAACGGAACATCAAAAAGTTGCCCAAGATTTGGGTAACATGAAGTTTGAGGGCTGGTGCATTCCGGGAGAGGGAACGGTTGCTCGGGAAAATGTTTATTTGAAAGGATATGTTCAATCTAAAGGATGGGTGGGTTATGGTTATTTAGAATGTCCCGTTGGTCAAGAATTAACGGTTTCTAAAAAGTCGAAACAACTTAAACGACCGACGGAAACAAGTACCGGATTAAGAAGGATTACAGAGTCTTGTCAGTGTTGCGACTATCTCAAAGAATATGATGAAGTGATTCCCCGTCTGTCTTCTTCCTCTTCCTCTTCGTCTGGTCGTCGTAGTAGCGGCAGCACAGGTCGGAGTTCTAGGAGTGGGGGGAGTCGTGGGGGAGGTCGTAGTGGTGGGGGGGGTGCCGGGAGAAGGTTTTGA
- a CDS encoding isochorismate synthase: MSAIPCLADLTLESHELYNSLWNCQQQAIALNCPQIVSLAQSIPPLDPLLFLQEYLRPHQLHFYWENGKKQTAIAAMGQVLAVHFSGQKRFEEAEAFITEHQKKILKITTNSQPINPAKFFATFTFFDQAIQSQSCFSPATVFFPQVQITRRQNHYSLVLNFSIHPQSNLNKILEEINHFQQKVNQICQKSNYWKLSENLPYTSSLETVANYPQNFKKSVKSALNLIAKNKLNKIVLAHSLDVISPVAFQLIHSLYNLRQKHPDCYIFSTSNKQDQYFIGASPERLMSLWHGQLETDALAGSAPRGQNPQQDVKLAQLLLNSEKEKREHQAVSYYIVQQLKKLGITAHSSPLQLLKLANIQHLWTPIQAPVPSHLHPLKILAQLHPTPAVAGLPSQMACQQIQAYELFNRELYAAPLGWLDMAGNSEFIVGIRSALITGNQARLYGGAGIVAGSDPEKELAEVQLKLQTILNTLI, from the coding sequence ATGTCAGCCATTCCCTGTCTTGCCGATCTCACCCTAGAATCTCACGAACTGTACAATTCCCTCTGGAATTGTCAACAACAAGCGATTGCTTTAAACTGTCCCCAAATCGTCAGTTTAGCCCAGTCTATCCCCCCCCTTGATCCCTTACTCTTTTTACAGGAATATTTACGCCCCCATCAACTCCATTTTTATTGGGAGAACGGTAAAAAACAAACGGCTATTGCTGCAATGGGGCAAGTGTTAGCGGTTCATTTTTCGGGTCAAAAACGCTTTGAGGAAGCGGAAGCTTTCATCACTGAACATCAGAAAAAAATTCTCAAAATTACCACCAATTCCCAGCCGATTAATCCGGCTAAATTTTTTGCAACTTTTACCTTTTTTGACCAAGCTATCCAGAGCCAATCCTGTTTTTCTCCCGCGACGGTCTTTTTCCCCCAAGTTCAAATTACACGACGACAGAATCATTATAGCTTAGTTCTCAATTTCTCGATTCACCCTCAATCCAATTTAAACAAAATCTTAGAAGAGATTAATCATTTTCAGCAAAAGGTAAACCAAATTTGTCAAAAAAGTAACTACTGGAAACTCTCAGAAAATCTTCCCTATACTTCCTCTTTAGAAACCGTTGCAAATTATCCGCAAAACTTCAAAAAATCGGTAAAATCTGCGCTCAATCTCATTGCTAAAAATAAATTAAATAAAATCGTATTAGCCCATAGTTTAGATGTTATTTCTCCTGTGGCGTTTCAGTTAATCCACTCCTTATATAATTTACGGCAAAAACACCCAGATTGCTATATTTTCTCCACCAGTAATAAACAGGATCAATATTTCATCGGGGCGAGTCCTGAACGGTTGATGAGTTTGTGGCATGGGCAGTTAGAAACCGATGCTTTAGCCGGATCTGCCCCCCGAGGCCAAAACCCACAACAGGATGTAAAACTTGCCCAACTGTTATTAAATAGTGAGAAAGAAAAACGGGAACACCAAGCGGTAAGCTATTATATTGTCCAACAACTCAAAAAGTTAGGCATTACGGCTCACAGTTCCCCCTTGCAGTTGTTAAAACTAGCGAATATTCAACACCTTTGGACTCCGATTCAAGCCCCAGTTCCCAGCCATCTCCATCCGCTCAAAATTTTAGCCCAACTCCATCCTACTCCGGCGGTAGCGGGTTTACCTAGCCAAATGGCTTGTCAGCAGATCCAAGCTTATGAGCTTTTTAATCGGGAACTCTATGCTGCACCGTTAGGCTGGTTAGATATGGCGGGGAATAGTGAATTTATTGTGGGGATTCGTTCGGCTTTAATTACGGGAAATCAAGCCCGTTTGTATGGTGGGGCGGGGATTGTGGCAGGTTCTGATCCAGAGAAGGAATTAGCGGAGGTTCAGTTAAAGTTACAAACTATTTTAAATACTTTAATTTAA
- the gcvH gene encoding glycine cleavage system protein GcvH: MALEYPDDLKYLDTHEYVRLDGEIATIGISAFAVDQLGDLVFLELPEIGDSLEAGKSFGTVESVKAVEELNAPISGTVIERNDAMIDNPEAIAEDPYGEGWLVKIRLDNPDGELDEVLTADEYRSQVEGED; the protein is encoded by the coding sequence ATGGCTCTTGAATATCCAGATGACTTGAAGTATCTCGATACCCATGAATATGTCCGTCTTGACGGTGAAATCGCCACAATTGGCATTAGTGCCTTTGCCGTTGATCAACTGGGGGATCTTGTGTTTCTCGAATTGCCGGAAATTGGGGACTCCCTTGAAGCTGGCAAGAGTTTCGGCACCGTGGAGTCAGTGAAGGCTGTGGAAGAGTTGAACGCTCCGATATCGGGGACTGTGATAGAACGGAATGATGCCATGATTGACAATCCCGAAGCGATCGCCGAGGATCCCTATGGAGAAGGCTGGCTGGTCAAAATCCGTTTAGATAATCCCGACGGAGAACTAGACGAAGTGCTGACGGCCGACGAGTATCGATCCCAAGTGGAAGGCGAGGATTAA